The proteins below are encoded in one region of Peptoniphilus sp. GNH:
- a CDS encoding thioesterase, whose translation MDYKKTYEIFKFMCDENLNMRVENILNIFTETAMLEDREFIFQHDNLMWVLYGWDLEIFDYPLCGDRVEVSTQYLGAEKFFAYRNFYLNGKSGKLARAKSLWLVIDKDKGELLRIPKKSCDNDLAKCKGDLFDRKKKIAGGTYASKSSFRVLKRDLDFNQHMNNANTLSYIMDALDFKAKRIEIVYKKQIFLYEKFSLAISENDKWADFKILGSSPDDIRSFGRIYKWEEKDDISQQK comes from the coding sequence ATGGACTACAAAAAAACATATGAGATATTCAAATTCATGTGTGATGAAAATTTAAATATGAGAGTAGAAAACATTTTAAACATCTTTACAGAAACGGCTATGCTCGAGGATAGGGAATTTATATTTCAACATGATAATTTGATGTGGGTCTTGTACGGATGGGATCTTGAAATTTTCGATTATCCACTTTGTGGAGATAGAGTTGAAGTGAGTACACAATACTTGGGAGCTGAAAAATTTTTTGCTTATAGAAATTTTTATTTAAATGGCAAATCGGGCAAATTGGCAAGGGCCAAGAGCCTTTGGCTAGTAATAGATAAGGACAAGGGCGAACTTTTAAGGATTCCAAAGAAAAGTTGCGATAATGACCTCGCTAAATGCAAAGGCGACTTATTCGACAGAAAAAAGAAAATAGCGGGTGGAACTTATGCCTCCAAATCTTCTTTTAGAGTTTTAAAAAGAGATTTGGACTTCAACCAACACATGAATAACGCCAACACTCTTTCCTATATAATGGATGCCTTAGATTTCAAGGCAAAAAGAATTGAAATAGTCTACAAAAAACAAATCTTTCTTTATGAAAAGTTTTCTCTTGCCATTTCAGAAAATGACAAGTGGGCTGATTTTAAAATTTTGGGATCAAGCCCGGATGATATAAGAAGCTTTGGAAGGATTTATAAATGGGAGGAAAAAGATGATATTTCACAACAAAAATAA
- a CDS encoding RimK family alpha-L-glutamate ligase has protein sequence MKGLVVYNSFLGKQNKFFSLVQDLKKEGHALGIDLELRGNGEILNTSSIKLDYDFVIFWDKDIALARNLELQGLPVYNCSEAIRICDSKIETFLKLKDKLPMPKTVVGPFSYFDRSFEDAYLDEVIDYLGEKIVIKEEKGSFGMQVYLALGKEDLKDTLQGLGNKNFIMQEFVEESSGRDLRINIVGDRVIGAMERTNKNDFRANISSGGKGCFVEPSQAEKDLALAAQKIMGLSFSGVDILYGKDGPLFCEINSNVNYLSFNHISGLSMGREILTYIRRINERD, from the coding sequence GTGAAAGGGCTTGTAGTTTATAATTCTTTTCTGGGCAAGCAAAATAAATTTTTTAGCTTGGTCCAAGACCTTAAAAAAGAGGGCCATGCCCTGGGAATAGATTTAGAACTAAGGGGCAATGGCGAAATTTTAAATACTTCATCTATCAAACTAGACTATGATTTTGTAATCTTTTGGGACAAGGACATAGCCTTGGCGAGAAATCTTGAGCTCCAAGGGTTACCCGTCTACAATTGTTCTGAAGCAATAAGGATTTGCGATAGCAAAATTGAAACATTTTTAAAATTAAAGGATAAGCTTCCCATGCCAAAGACTGTGGTGGGTCCCTTTTCCTATTTTGACAGGTCTTTTGAGGATGCCTACCTTGATGAGGTCATAGACTATCTCGGCGAAAAAATTGTCATTAAAGAAGAAAAAGGCTCTTTTGGCATGCAAGTTTACTTGGCACTTGGCAAAGAAGATTTGAAAGATACCCTGCAGGGCCTTGGCAATAAAAATTTTATAATGCAGGAATTTGTAGAGGAATCATCGGGTAGAGATCTGCGAATCAATATAGTTGGAGATCGGGTTATAGGCGCCATGGAAAGGACTAATAAAAATGACTTCAGAGCCAATATATCTAGCGGAGGAAAGGGATGTTTTGTAGAGCCAAGTCAAGCTGAAAAGGACTTGGCCCTTGCAGCACAAAAAATTATGGGCCTTAGTTTTTCCGGAGTGGATATTCTCTATGGAAAAGATGGCCCTCTATTTTGCGAAATAAATTCAAACGTGAACTATTTGTCCTTTAATCATATTTCTGGACTGTCAATGGGCAGGGAAATCTTGACCTATATAAGGAGGATAAATGAAAGAGATTAG
- a CDS encoding P1 family peptidase translates to MKEIRITQIEGFKIGHYTDKINGTGLSVVLAEEGAICGVNVRGGGPATRETDALKSQNIVELVHGIFIAGGSAFGLNAAAGIMQYLEEKNIGFDVGIGKVPIVSGASIFDLAFGKNVRPGAEEGYKACLNAQKNEDLEGNIGAGTGASIGKFWGAECCMKSGLGSYAVEVGNLKLGALTVVNALGDVFDGEHMIGGLLNKEKTALGSTFDAMLESLNREDNLFKGNTSISIILTNAELTKVQVNRLAELGHNGFARAIYPVHTSVDGDSVFAMTQNKVKVNFDILSSLAVEVIRKSIVNAVKKAKASQGLKAYEDFI, encoded by the coding sequence ATGAAAGAGATTAGAATTACACAAATAGAAGGCTTTAAGATAGGCCACTATACCGACAAGATAAATGGAACTGGTCTAAGTGTAGTGCTAGCAGAAGAAGGAGCTATTTGCGGAGTAAATGTTAGAGGTGGTGGACCTGCCACTAGAGAAACAGATGCCCTTAAAAGTCAAAATATTGTTGAACTAGTTCATGGGATTTTTATAGCTGGCGGCTCAGCCTTTGGATTAAATGCGGCGGCTGGTATAATGCAATACTTAGAAGAAAAAAACATAGGATTTGATGTTGGCATTGGAAAAGTACCCATAGTTTCTGGAGCATCTATATTCGACTTGGCATTTGGAAAAAATGTAAGACCCGGGGCAGAGGAAGGCTATAAGGCTTGTTTAAATGCGCAAAAAAATGAAGACTTAGAAGGCAATATCGGAGCTGGAACAGGAGCTAGCATAGGAAAGTTTTGGGGAGCGGAATGCTGTATGAAATCGGGACTTGGTTCTTATGCAGTGGAGGTAGGAAATTTAAAGCTGGGGGCCTTGACCGTTGTAAACGCCTTGGGCGATGTTTTTGATGGAGAACACATGATCGGAGGTCTTTTAAATAAAGAGAAAACTGCCCTGGGCTCGACCTTTGATGCCATGCTTGAAAGCCTCAATAGAGAGGACAATCTCTTCAAGGGAAACACTAGCATATCTATCATACTAACAAATGCCGAGCTTACGAAAGTACAGGTAAATAGATTGGCAGAGCTTGGCCACAACGGATTTGCAAGAGCCATTTATCCAGTGCATACATCAGTAGACGGAGACAGTGTCTTTGCCATGACTCAAAATAAGGTCAAGGTAAATTTTGATATCTTATCGAGCTTGGCAGTAGAAGTCATAAGAAAATCCATAGTAAATGCAGTAAAAAAAGCCAAGGCTAGCCAGGGATTAAAAGCTTACGAAGACTTCATTTAA